Proteins from a genomic interval of Caulobacter rhizosphaerae:
- a CDS encoding DUF2291 family protein yields MAQRGKAARDSIARRRVGLALVVLPVLAGCKVVPLAVDRAARERLAGAFDAGRYVDALWDAQAAPYWTKVAAPLPELAAAIDQDLDAAGARNGRRAGDGSPWTFVAKGRGVVAGVDTTARAGRVIVAMPAARGQARDVQIQVGPVVSGSTLRDSLPFVTFNDFSNQIAYAEVGGAMARRAVAQARPVAQGLKVGDPVAFVGAFALSKADDPIVLTPVRLERAPPER; encoded by the coding sequence TTGGCGCAACGAGGCAAGGCAGCGCGCGACTCGATCGCCCGGCGCCGGGTCGGACTGGCGCTGGTCGTGTTGCCTGTTCTGGCCGGGTGCAAGGTCGTGCCCCTCGCCGTCGATCGCGCAGCCCGCGAACGCCTGGCGGGCGCCTTCGACGCCGGCCGTTATGTTGACGCCCTCTGGGACGCCCAGGCCGCGCCCTACTGGACCAAGGTCGCCGCACCGCTTCCGGAACTGGCCGCCGCCATTGATCAAGATCTCGATGCGGCGGGCGCTCGCAACGGTCGCCGGGCCGGGGACGGTTCGCCCTGGACGTTCGTGGCCAAGGGGCGAGGCGTGGTCGCCGGCGTCGACACCACGGCGCGGGCCGGTCGGGTGATCGTCGCCATGCCCGCCGCTCGTGGTCAGGCCCGCGATGTCCAGATCCAGGTCGGCCCGGTGGTGTCGGGCTCGACGCTGCGTGACAGCCTGCCGTTCGTCACCTTCAACGACTTCTCCAATCAGATCGCCTATGCCGAAGTTGGCGGCGCGATGGCCCGCCGTGCCGTCGCCCAGGCCCGCCCCGTCGCCCAGGGGCTGAAAGTCGGCGATCCCGTGGCCTTTGTCGGCGCCTTCGCCCTGTCCAAGGCCGATGATCCCATCGTGCTCACGCCCGTGCGCCTCGAGCGCGCCCCGCCGGAGCGTTGA
- a CDS encoding transketolase: protein MSEASQRLENRAARVAERANWIRRSALKMTFDAGQGHPGGDLSAADILAALYFDILRHDPARPDAPDRDRFVMSKGHCTGAFYSVLAAAGFFPQAELSTYLQPLSRLNGHPSRAALPGVETSTGPLGHGLPVAVGIAIAGQIDAAGYRVFVLTGDGELQEGSCWEAAMTAGHRKLDNLTLIVDRNRLQQGALTEDTVALAPLADKWRAFGWDVVEVDGHDPAALLAALEHPGSRPLCVIAATIKGKGVSYMENQAGWHHGCPTPDQYAQALRELAA, encoded by the coding sequence ATGAGCGAAGCAAGCCAGCGACTGGAGAACCGCGCCGCCCGCGTGGCCGAACGCGCCAACTGGATCCGCCGCAGCGCCCTGAAGATGACGTTCGACGCCGGGCAAGGACATCCGGGGGGCGACCTTTCCGCCGCCGACATCCTGGCGGCGCTGTACTTCGATATCCTGCGCCACGACCCGGCCCGGCCGGACGCACCGGATCGCGACCGGTTCGTGATGAGCAAGGGCCACTGTACCGGCGCCTTCTATTCGGTGCTGGCCGCCGCCGGCTTCTTCCCGCAGGCCGAGCTTTCGACCTATCTTCAGCCGCTGTCGCGGCTGAACGGCCATCCCAGCCGCGCCGCATTGCCCGGTGTCGAGACCAGCACCGGTCCGCTGGGGCACGGCCTTCCGGTGGCCGTGGGGATCGCCATCGCCGGCCAGATCGACGCGGCCGGCTATCGGGTCTTCGTGCTGACCGGCGACGGGGAGTTGCAGGAGGGCAGTTGCTGGGAAGCGGCCATGACCGCCGGCCACCGCAAGCTGGACAACCTGACCCTGATCGTCGACCGCAACCGGCTGCAGCAGGGCGCCCTCACCGAGGACACCGTCGCCCTCGCCCCCCTGGCCGACAAGTGGCGCGCCTTCGGCTGGGACGTCGTCGAGGTCGACGGCCACGATCCGGCCGCCCTGCTCGCTGCGCTGGAGCATCCCGGATCCAGGCCGCTGTGCGTGATCGCCGCGACCATCAAGGGCAAGGGAGTCTCGTACATGGAGAACCAGGCGGGCTGGCATCATGGCTGCCCCACCCCCGACCAGTACGCCCAGGCGCTGCGGGAGCTGGCGGCATGA
- a CDS encoding transketolase family protein — protein MSEAASTAGLFDCRDAYAQTLLALAESDPRIVAVVNDSVGSSKLNGFRTRFPERLINVGIAEQTLVGVGAGLANGGKIPFVSGAACFLTARALEQIKADIAYSRANVKLCGISSGVAYGELGPTHHSIEDLAWLRPMANLTVIVPSDPWETAEAIKAAAALDGPVFVRISRMPTPALERATPRFEIGKAEILRTGHDVALIANGVMVHRALVAAEALARDGIEARVVNLSTLTPLDESAILEAAATGAIVTVEEHSVRGGLGGAVAEVVATRAPCPMRILGFPGFLPTGSAEWLMEHHGLTADGIAQAARGLLAGRG, from the coding sequence ATGAGCGAGGCCGCGTCGACCGCCGGCCTGTTCGACTGCCGCGACGCCTACGCCCAGACCCTCCTGGCCTTGGCGGAAAGCGACCCGCGGATCGTGGCCGTGGTCAATGACAGCGTCGGTTCCAGCAAGCTGAACGGTTTCAGGACGCGCTTTCCCGAACGCCTGATCAATGTCGGCATCGCCGAACAGACCCTGGTCGGCGTCGGGGCGGGTCTCGCCAACGGCGGCAAGATCCCGTTCGTCAGCGGCGCCGCATGCTTCCTGACCGCCCGGGCCCTGGAGCAGATCAAGGCCGACATCGCCTATTCCCGGGCCAATGTGAAGCTGTGCGGCATCTCCAGCGGCGTCGCCTACGGCGAGCTGGGACCCACCCACCATTCGATCGAGGACCTGGCCTGGCTGCGGCCGATGGCCAACCTGACCGTGATCGTGCCGTCCGACCCCTGGGAGACGGCCGAGGCGATCAAGGCCGCGGCCGCCCTCGACGGGCCCGTATTCGTCCGCATCAGCCGCATGCCGACGCCGGCGCTCGAGCGGGCCACGCCCCGCTTCGAGATCGGCAAGGCCGAGATCCTGCGGACCGGCCACGACGTGGCCCTGATCGCCAACGGCGTGATGGTCCATCGCGCCCTCGTCGCCGCCGAGGCCCTGGCCAGGGACGGGATCGAGGCGCGGGTGGTCAATCTGTCGACCCTGACGCCGCTGGATGAATCGGCCATCCTGGAGGCGGCCGCGACCGGCGCGATCGTCACAGTCGAGGAGCACTCGGTGCGCGGCGGCCTGGGCGGCGCCGTCGCCGAGGTGGTCGCGACCCGGGCTCCCTGTCCGATGCGGATCCTGGGCTTTCCGGGCTTCCTGCCCACCGGTTCGGCGGAGTGGCTGATGGAACATCATGGACTGACGGCCGACGGGATCGCCCAGGCGGCCCGCGGCCTGCTCGCCGGGCGCGGCTAG
- a CDS encoding FGGY family carbohydrate kinase: MAGAILAIDQGTSNTKALLVAPDGEILARASRPMETSYPRPGWAEQSARGLWASVLAVIDEVVAAGHAVAGIGLSNQRESAVIWDTASGEPLGPCVLWQCCRSASRCEALKAQGHEAEVVARTGLALNPMFSAGKLAWLLDQDPTLRERAGRGEVKAGTVDAWLLWKLTGGRRHATDHSNASRTQLMNLQTLAWDPEMARLFDVPLTVLPEIAPSDSLFGQTAAGATALPAGVPIHAILGDSHAALYGHGVESPGRVKATCGTGSSLMTVTGARVRSAHGLSSTIAWSRSSGVLHALEGNISVSGQAFAFVGQLLGLEDEAALTALAASVPDSGGVCVVPALAGLGAPHWNDAARGLVSGLSLGSTPAHLARAALEAVALQIHDVFMAMQADLGGVLPELNVDGGAARNDLLMQLLADLIDRPVRRPDTAEVSALGAARLAARGLGFDLALGDGAGRVFTPAMTSQVREHILAGWRDALRRAML; the protein is encoded by the coding sequence ATGGCGGGCGCGATCCTCGCCATCGACCAGGGGACGAGCAACACCAAGGCCCTGCTGGTGGCGCCGGACGGCGAGATCCTGGCGCGGGCCTCGCGCCCCATGGAGACGTCCTATCCCCGTCCGGGCTGGGCCGAGCAGTCGGCGCGCGGCCTCTGGGCCAGCGTCCTGGCGGTCATCGACGAGGTCGTGGCCGCCGGTCACGCGGTCGCCGGGATCGGCCTGTCGAACCAGCGCGAGTCCGCCGTGATCTGGGACACGGCCAGCGGCGAGCCCCTGGGTCCGTGCGTCCTGTGGCAATGCTGTCGCTCGGCCAGCCGGTGCGAGGCGCTGAAGGCCCAAGGCCATGAGGCCGAGGTGGTCGCCCGCACCGGCCTGGCCCTCAACCCGATGTTCTCGGCCGGCAAGCTGGCCTGGCTGCTGGACCAGGATCCGACGCTGCGGGAGCGGGCCGGGCGCGGCGAGGTCAAGGCCGGCACGGTCGACGCCTGGCTGCTGTGGAAGCTGACCGGGGGCCGCCGCCACGCCACCGACCACAGCAACGCCTCGCGCACCCAGCTGATGAACTTGCAGACCCTGGCCTGGGATCCGGAAATGGCGCGGCTGTTCGATGTGCCGCTGACGGTCCTGCCCGAGATCGCCCCCTCGGACAGCCTGTTCGGCCAGACGGCGGCGGGCGCCACGGCCCTGCCGGCCGGCGTGCCGATCCATGCGATCCTCGGCGATTCCCACGCCGCCCTCTACGGCCATGGCGTGGAGAGTCCGGGCAGGGTCAAGGCCACCTGCGGCACCGGCTCGTCGCTGATGACGGTCACCGGGGCCCGCGTCCGGTCGGCCCATGGCCTGTCCAGCACGATCGCCTGGAGCCGGTCGTCCGGCGTCCTGCACGCCCTGGAAGGCAACATCTCGGTCTCCGGCCAGGCGTTCGCCTTCGTGGGCCAGCTGTTGGGCCTGGAGGACGAGGCGGCCCTGACCGCCTTGGCCGCCTCGGTTCCCGACAGCGGCGGCGTTTGCGTCGTTCCGGCCCTGGCCGGCCTGGGCGCTCCGCACTGGAACGACGCCGCCCGGGGCCTGGTCAGCGGCCTGAGCCTGGGCTCCACGCCGGCCCATCTGGCCCGGGCGGCCTTGGAGGCCGTCGCCCTGCAGATCCACGACGTGTTCATGGCCATGCAGGCCGACCTGGGCGGCGTCCTGCCCGAACTGAACGTCGATGGCGGCGCCGCGCGCAACGACCTGCTGATGCAACTGCTGGCGGACCTGATCGACCGCCCCGTGCGCCGCCCCGACACCGCCGAGGTCAGCGCCCTGGGCGCGGCCCGGCTGGCGGCCCGGGGCCTGGGGTTCGACCTGGCGCTGGGCGACGGCGCGGGTCGGGTGTTCACGCCCGCCATGACGTCGCAGGTCCGCGAGCATATCCTGGCGGGGTGGCGAGACGCCCTGCGGCGGGCGATGCTTTAG
- a CDS encoding TonB-dependent receptor: MKMISTKGGARARLLTSTLLAGLASVAAPLALTAVATAIPTLASAQDYSSGSLIGTVKDSAGVTVPDATVTVKSLDQGFTRSVTTDGNGQFRVPLIPIGGYSVAIAKEGYQPTSDGNVRVGLGGQTAYSFTLASADASVSEVVVTATANPQLDFAQTTKGLTVDMETLTKQAPVGRSLTAVVQLAPGALTGSTSVVSTSPATPDFSTQASIGGSSIAENAFYVNGLNITNFNTYVGGAAVPFDFYKSIEVKTGGYPAEFGRATGGVINAVTKSGSNDFKVVLHGNFESDSLRQDSPDTYEYANHRGGRSNNSGTVELSGPIIKDHLFFYGLAQSQQEVVKTAQSTNGQYVRDVTNDPFYGLKLDGYITDKHRLEFTYFDTTRTTQRTANRYDPDADEIGARLPSTQYELGGENWVGRYTGTFTDWFTLSAAYGKSKDRNNTLPEDTKNPRVRDDRSGTTLTISQQKSASFATLDTTREFYRFDGDLYFNLLGSHHVRTGYDHEKTTLNHSTVSTGGIGYFYHRGSATDRRGVAPGVDYVEVSTQRLGGAPVHGGNTSYYVQDAWDITPNVSLQLGIRNDKFTLDNLVGERVLDLKNNWGPRAGITWDPTGEGKDKVFASYGRYFIPPASNLSYRGADLGYSAFFNAPAGGFNINPATGVPAGLGTQITKTTNPAGGFTYCPLNNPVAGAAGVVGCSVSFGVGVAEPAASKTAVGLKATYEDEFVIGYQRQINSLWKVGASLTYRSLHRVSEDMTLDPYVRSYCAAHLTGAGLTACNTVYNNSWQYIVFNPGEDLTINLRPANAAVHSATTIADLAASGLPKTLTFTKQELGFPTVKREYIGLELNFERAFDGKWGLQGSYVLSESKGNYEGTVLSDNAQTDAGSTILFDFQHLADNQYGLLPNHRAHQFKVFGTYAVTDNLMFGANYSLLSPRHQGCLGLYPDPNDPSGDYGASARYCQGKPAPRGVGLKTDWINTLDLSVRYTVPDKIIPLDGNLVLRADIFNVFNADGVNSFEETGDTDNGAVNPDYGSPIAYQAPRYVRFGFDLAF; this comes from the coding sequence ATGAAGATGATTTCCACCAAGGGCGGCGCGCGGGCGCGTCTCTTGACGTCGACGCTGCTGGCCGGCCTGGCCAGCGTCGCCGCGCCGCTGGCCCTGACCGCGGTCGCCACGGCGATCCCGACCCTGGCCAGCGCCCAGGACTACAGCTCCGGTTCGCTGATCGGCACCGTCAAGGATTCGGCCGGCGTCACCGTCCCGGACGCGACCGTCACGGTTAAGTCGCTCGACCAAGGCTTCACCCGCTCCGTCACCACCGACGGCAATGGCCAGTTCCGCGTTCCCCTGATCCCGATCGGCGGCTACTCGGTCGCGATCGCCAAGGAAGGCTACCAGCCGACCAGCGACGGCAACGTCCGCGTCGGCCTGGGCGGCCAGACCGCCTACTCGTTCACCCTGGCTTCGGCCGACGCTTCGGTCAGCGAAGTGGTTGTCACCGCGACGGCCAATCCGCAGCTCGACTTCGCCCAGACCACCAAGGGTCTGACCGTCGACATGGAAACCCTGACTAAGCAGGCGCCGGTCGGCCGCTCGCTGACCGCCGTGGTCCAACTGGCGCCCGGCGCCCTGACGGGCAGCACCAGCGTCGTCTCGACCTCGCCGGCGACCCCGGACTTCAGCACCCAGGCGTCGATCGGCGGATCGTCGATCGCTGAAAACGCGTTCTACGTGAACGGCCTGAACATCACCAACTTCAACACCTATGTGGGCGGCGCCGCCGTTCCGTTCGACTTTTACAAGTCGATCGAGGTGAAGACCGGCGGCTACCCCGCCGAGTTCGGTCGCGCCACCGGCGGCGTGATCAACGCCGTCACCAAGTCGGGCTCTAACGACTTCAAGGTTGTTCTGCACGGCAACTTCGAGTCCGACAGCCTGCGTCAGGACTCGCCGGACACCTACGAGTACGCGAACCATCGCGGCGGTCGCTCGAACAACAGCGGCACGGTCGAGCTCAGCGGTCCGATCATCAAGGACCACCTGTTCTTCTACGGCTTGGCTCAGAGCCAGCAGGAAGTGGTCAAGACCGCCCAGAGCACCAACGGCCAATACGTCCGCGACGTCACCAACGACCCCTTCTACGGCCTGAAGCTCGACGGCTACATCACCGACAAGCATCGCCTGGAATTCACCTATTTCGACACCACGCGCACGACCCAGCGCACGGCCAATCGTTACGATCCGGATGCTGACGAGATCGGCGCGCGGCTGCCGTCGACCCAGTACGAACTGGGCGGTGAGAACTGGGTCGGCCGCTATACCGGCACCTTCACTGACTGGTTCACGCTCTCGGCCGCTTACGGCAAGAGCAAGGACCGGAACAACACCCTGCCGGAAGACACCAAGAACCCGCGCGTTCGCGACGACCGTTCCGGCACCACGCTGACGATCAGCCAGCAGAAGTCCGCCTCGTTCGCTACCCTGGACACGACGCGCGAATTCTACCGCTTCGACGGCGACCTGTACTTCAACCTTCTGGGCTCGCACCACGTCCGTACCGGCTATGACCACGAGAAGACGACGCTGAACCACAGCACCGTCAGCACCGGAGGCATTGGCTACTTCTATCACCGTGGTTCGGCGACCGACCGTCGCGGCGTCGCGCCGGGCGTCGACTATGTCGAAGTCTCGACCCAACGCCTGGGCGGCGCCCCGGTGCACGGCGGCAACACCTCATACTATGTGCAGGACGCCTGGGACATCACGCCGAACGTCAGCCTGCAGCTGGGCATCCGCAACGATAAGTTCACCCTGGACAACCTAGTCGGCGAACGCGTTCTCGACCTGAAGAACAACTGGGGTCCGCGCGCCGGCATCACCTGGGATCCGACCGGCGAAGGCAAGGACAAGGTCTTTGCTTCGTACGGTCGCTACTTCATCCCGCCGGCCTCGAACCTCAGCTACCGCGGCGCCGACCTTGGCTATAGCGCGTTCTTCAACGCTCCGGCCGGTGGCTTCAACATCAACCCGGCCACTGGCGTGCCGGCTGGTCTTGGCACGCAAATCACCAAGACCACCAACCCGGCGGGCGGCTTCACTTACTGCCCGCTCAACAACCCCGTGGCCGGCGCCGCCGGCGTCGTGGGCTGTAGCGTGTCGTTCGGCGTGGGCGTGGCTGAGCCGGCCGCTTCCAAGACGGCCGTGGGCCTGAAGGCGACCTACGAAGACGAGTTCGTGATTGGCTATCAACGCCAGATCAACTCGCTGTGGAAGGTCGGCGCCTCGCTGACCTACCGGTCGCTGCATCGGGTGTCGGAAGACATGACGCTGGACCCGTACGTCCGCTCCTACTGCGCCGCTCACCTTACCGGCGCGGGCCTGACGGCCTGTAATACGGTGTACAACAACTCCTGGCAGTACATCGTCTTCAACCCGGGTGAAGACCTGACCATCAACCTGCGTCCGGCAAACGCCGCAGTTCACTCCGCCACGACGATCGCCGATCTGGCCGCCAGCGGTCTGCCCAAGACCCTGACGTTCACCAAGCAGGAACTTGGCTTCCCGACCGTGAAGCGCGAGTACATCGGCCTGGAACTGAACTTCGAACGCGCCTTCGACGGCAAGTGGGGCCTGCAAGGCTCGTACGTGCTGTCCGAATCCAAGGGCAACTACGAAGGCACCGTCCTGTCCGACAACGCTCAGACCGACGCCGGCAGCACGATCCTATTCGACTTCCAGCACCTTGCTGACAACCAATATGGTCTGCTGCCGAACCATCGTGCGCATCAGTTCAAGGTGTTCGGCACCTATGCCGTCACGGACAACCTGATGTTCGGCGCCAACTACAGCCTGCTTTCGCCGCGTCACCAGGGCTGCTTGGGTCTCTACCCGGATCCGAACGATCCGTCGGGCGACTACGGCGCCTCGGCGCGTTACTGCCAAGGCAAACCGGCGCCGCGTGGCGTGGGTCTGAAGACTGACTGGATCAACACCCTCGATCTGTCGGTCCGCTATACGGTTCCGGACAAGATCATCCCGCTGGATGGCAACCTCGTCCTGCGCGCCGACATCTTCAACGTGTTCAACGCCGACGGCGTGAACTCGTTCGAGGAAACTGGCGACACCGACAACGGCGCCGTGAACCCGGACTATGGTTCGCCGATCGCGTACCAAGCGCCGCGTTACGTCCGCTTCGGTTTCGACTTGGCCTTCTAG
- a CDS encoding TIGR01244 family sulfur transferase, with protein sequence MTAFRRVTDSLSVSPQIAVDDLDRAAGEGFVLVINNRPDDEEPGQPSSAQIEAAARAAGLDYLHVPVRGGPTPDQVEAVRRAVEDAEGPVLAFCRSGTRSIVTWSLGQAASGAADRATLMRQGAEAGYDLSGVLGA encoded by the coding sequence ATGACCGCATTTCGACGCGTAACCGACTCGCTTTCGGTCAGTCCCCAGATCGCGGTCGACGACCTGGACCGCGCCGCCGGCGAAGGCTTCGTGCTGGTGATCAACAACCGCCCCGACGACGAGGAGCCGGGCCAGCCGTCGAGCGCCCAGATCGAGGCGGCGGCCCGGGCGGCGGGCCTGGACTATCTGCATGTTCCGGTGCGCGGCGGACCGACTCCCGACCAGGTCGAGGCGGTGCGGCGGGCGGTCGAGGACGCGGAAGGGCCGGTCCTGGCCTTCTGCCGTTCGGGCACGCGCTCGATCGTCACCTGGTCCCTGGGCCAGGCGGCCTCGGGCGCGGCCGATCGCGCCACCCTGATGCGCCAGGGCGCGGAAGCCGGCTACGACCTGTCGGGCGTGCTTGGGGCCTAG
- a CDS encoding MBL fold metallo-hydrolase translates to MIPFVREIEFEYGRCDQVSPSIRRVIADNPGPFTYVGTGTYIVGRGTVAVIDPGPDLDSHLQALLAALEGETVSHILVTHHHSDHSPLARPLQRATGATVHGRRAPHLAELAPGLALEAGEDEGFRPDVEIADGDLFEGPGWTLRAVTTPGHTSNHVCFALKEENALFSGDHVMGWSTTVITPPDGDMGDYFASLEKVRAEGFDTLWPTHGSPVREAAPFLEAYADHRRAREAQVLAALAQGPTTIKAMVPTLYAAVDPRLHPAAAMSVLAHMLLLVKQGRVTCEGVAGLDSAYRLA, encoded by the coding sequence ATGATCCCCTTCGTCCGCGAGATCGAGTTCGAATATGGCCGCTGCGACCAGGTCTCGCCGTCCATCCGCCGGGTGATCGCCGACAATCCGGGGCCCTTCACCTATGTCGGCACTGGAACCTACATCGTCGGCCGCGGGACCGTGGCGGTGATCGATCCGGGTCCGGACCTCGACAGCCACCTCCAGGCGCTGCTGGCGGCGCTGGAGGGCGAGACGGTCAGCCATATCCTGGTCACCCACCACCACAGCGACCATTCGCCCCTCGCCCGCCCGCTGCAGAGGGCGACGGGGGCGACGGTCCACGGCCGCCGCGCGCCGCACCTGGCCGAGCTGGCGCCGGGCCTGGCGCTGGAGGCCGGCGAGGACGAGGGCTTCCGGCCCGACGTCGAGATCGCCGACGGCGACCTGTTCGAAGGCCCTGGCTGGACGCTGCGGGCGGTGACCACCCCGGGCCACACCTCCAACCACGTCTGCTTCGCCCTGAAGGAGGAGAACGCCCTGTTCTCCGGCGACCACGTGATGGGCTGGTCGACCACGGTGATCACTCCGCCCGACGGCGACATGGGCGACTACTTCGCCAGCCTGGAGAAGGTGCGGGCCGAGGGCTTCGACACCCTGTGGCCCACCCACGGTTCGCCGGTCCGCGAGGCAGCGCCGTTCCTGGAGGCCTATGCCGACCACCGCCGGGCGCGCGAGGCCCAGGTGCTGGCCGCCCTGGCCCAGGGTCCGACCACGATCAAGGCCATGGTGCCGACGCTCTACGCGGCCGTCGATCCGCGGCTGCACCCGGCCGCGGCCATGTCGGTGCTGGCCCACATGCTGCTGCTGGTGAAGCAGGGCCGGGTGACGTGCGAGGGCGTGGCGGGGCTGGACAGCGCTTATCGGCTGGCCTGA
- a CDS encoding long-chain-fatty-acid--CoA ligase, translating to MQGLMQHGALTVDKIIDHAAQWHGAREVVTRSVEGPIVRTTYAAIHARAKRVSNALLALGIKPGDRVGTLAWNTGRHMEAWYGIMGIGAVCHTLNPRLFPEQIAWIANHAGDRVIFVDLTFLPIITGVLQHLPSVEHVVLFTDRDHMPADFRPTGETPNFKGLLCFEDLVELHHADCAWGGFDEGTAAGLCYTSGTTGDPKGVLYSHRSNVLHTLITLQPDVMGLSQKDVILPVVPMFHANAWGVAFSAPGTGAKMVMPGAKMDGASIFELLDGEGVTFSAAVPTVWQMLLQHLKETGAKLPVLKKVVIGGAACPEHIIRAFHDDYDVEVVHAWGMTETSPVGTLSVMTDELEKLPYDQQMPYRLKQGRPPLGVELKLTDDAGRRLPHDGKSFGNLKIKGPIIAAEYFRGAGGRILDDEGFFDTGDVATIDDHGFMQITDRAKDVVKSGGEWISTIDIENIALGHPKAAMTAVIGVPHPKWDERPILLVKLKDGETATKEEFLTFLHGKIAKWWTPDDVVFVDDIPLGATGKIDKKLIRQRMKDYVLPALSAASVAEGAAEPEPEPEPEPPAAALAAADGAPAARIYAPEPEAPLSEAPPLPEPQVVQALAQADGEPPVEGEGKADGFPLEPLDAAGPAPPLEPVPEEAFHAEPVFVAESPPQAMPSAAPQEDRKAKAQADRGGGASALLDLALVVAVVPAVLVAVGMLGVKLGILPPALGHDRMTLDWAPKAAVLGVVTGVLGLFVAAFGGVPRFWKKALLAVAITIATLGLMAAANLLGGAPTG from the coding sequence ATGCAGGGCTTGATGCAGCACGGGGCCTTGACGGTCGACAAGATCATCGACCACGCCGCCCAGTGGCACGGCGCGCGTGAGGTGGTCACCCGCTCGGTCGAGGGCCCGATCGTCCGCACCACCTACGCCGCGATCCACGCGCGCGCCAAGCGGGTGTCCAACGCCCTGCTGGCCCTGGGGATCAAGCCGGGCGACCGGGTGGGCACCCTGGCCTGGAACACCGGTCGCCACATGGAGGCCTGGTACGGGATCATGGGGATCGGCGCGGTGTGCCACACCTTGAACCCCCGCCTGTTTCCCGAGCAGATCGCCTGGATCGCCAACCACGCCGGCGACCGCGTGATCTTCGTCGACCTGACCTTCCTGCCGATCATCACGGGCGTCCTGCAGCACCTGCCCAGCGTCGAGCACGTGGTGCTGTTCACCGATCGCGACCACATGCCCGCCGACTTCCGCCCGACCGGCGAGACGCCGAACTTCAAGGGCCTGCTGTGCTTCGAGGACCTGGTCGAGCTGCACCATGCCGACTGCGCCTGGGGCGGGTTCGACGAGGGCACGGCGGCCGGGCTCTGCTACACGTCGGGCACGACGGGCGACCCCAAGGGCGTGCTCTATTCGCACCGCTCCAACGTCCTGCACACCCTGATCACCCTGCAGCCCGACGTGATGGGCCTGTCGCAGAAGGACGTGATCCTGCCGGTGGTGCCGATGTTCCACGCCAACGCCTGGGGCGTGGCGTTTTCGGCGCCCGGAACCGGCGCCAAGATGGTCATGCCGGGCGCGAAGATGGACGGCGCCTCGATCTTCGAGCTGCTGGACGGCGAGGGCGTCACCTTCTCGGCCGCCGTGCCGACGGTCTGGCAGATGCTGCTGCAGCACCTGAAGGAGACGGGGGCCAAGCTGCCCGTGCTGAAGAAGGTGGTGATCGGCGGGGCGGCCTGTCCCGAGCACATCATCCGCGCCTTCCACGACGATTACGACGTCGAGGTGGTCCACGCCTGGGGCATGACCGAGACCTCGCCGGTGGGCACGCTGTCGGTCATGACCGACGAACTGGAAAAGCTGCCCTACGACCAGCAGATGCCCTATCGGCTCAAGCAGGGCCGGCCGCCGCTGGGCGTGGAGCTGAAGCTGACCGACGACGCCGGCCGGCGCCTGCCGCACGACGGCAAGAGCTTCGGCAACCTGAAGATCAAGGGCCCGATCATCGCCGCCGAATACTTCCGCGGCGCCGGCGGCAGGATCCTCGACGACGAGGGCTTCTTCGACACCGGCGACGTGGCCACGATCGACGACCATGGCTTCATGCAGATCACCGACCGGGCCAAGGACGTGGTCAAGTCGGGCGGCGAGTGGATCAGCACGATCGACATCGAGAACATCGCCCTGGGCCATCCCAAGGCGGCGATGACGGCGGTGATCGGCGTGCCGCACCCCAAGTGGGACGAACGGCCGATCCTGCTGGTCAAGCTGAAGGACGGCGAGACCGCGACCAAGGAAGAGTTCCTGACGTTCCTGCATGGCAAGATCGCCAAGTGGTGGACGCCCGACGACGTGGTCTTCGTCGACGACATCCCGCTGGGCGCGACCGGCAAGATCGACAAGAAGCTGATCCGCCAGCGCATGAAGGACTATGTGCTGCCGGCCCTCTCCGCGGCGAGCGTCGCGGAGGGCGCGGCGGAGCCGGAGCCCGAACCCGAGCCTGAGCCGCCGGCCGCCGCCCTGGCCGCCGCCGACGGGGCCCCGGCGGCGCGGATCTATGCGCCCGAGCCCGAGGCGCCGCTGTCGGAGGCTCCGCCGCTGCCCGAGCCGCAGGTCGTCCAGGCCCTGGCCCAGGCGGACGGCGAACCGCCCGTCGAAGGCGAGGGTAAGGCGGACGGCTTTCCCCTGGAGCCGCTGGACGCCGCGGGTCCCGCGCCGCCGCTCGAGCCCGTGCCGGAGGAGGCCTTCCACGCCGAGCCGGTGTTCGTCGCCGAGTCGCCGCCGCAGGCCATGCCGTCCGCCGCCCCGCAAGAGGACAGGAAGGCCAAGGCGCAGGCGGACAGGGGCGGCGGAGCCTCGGCCCTGCTCGACCTGGCGCTGGTGGTGGCCGTGGTTCCGGCCGTGCTGGTGGCGGTCGGGATGCTGGGCGTGAAGCTCGGGATCCTCCCGCCAGCGCTCGGCCACGACCGGATGACCCTGGACTGGGCCCCCAAGGCCGCCGTGCTGGGCGTCGTCACCGGCGTGCTGGGCCTGTTCGTCGCCGCGTTCGGCGGTGTTCCGCGCTTCTGGAAGAAGGCGCTGCTGGCCGTGGCGATCACCATCGCTACCCTGGGCCTGATGGCCGCGGCCAATCTACTGGGCGGCGCGCCGACGGGCTGA